The Miscanthus floridulus cultivar M001 chromosome 17, ASM1932011v1, whole genome shotgun sequence genome has a window encoding:
- the LOC136517638 gene encoding probable methyltransferase PMT23, with protein MAVPSSDRARRPFLLSLSLFLLISAILVLLFLFLDPSPGSLAFLPSRLSASAPSLAPPLLPQQQNHTPTRSPPHSTPDGSSATGKAEEGTGASALQPVVTKADANSSASEPSAKEASGGSGSPGAGDNSDARGVGADGKTDTSVAPVEKGGYDEVPPVSVRWQTCSRLGRGVSSTDYIPCLDNVRAIKALRSRRDMEHRERHCPLAPLLRCLVPLPAGYRTPVPWPRSRDMIWYNNVPHPKLVEYKKDQNWVTRSGDYLVFPGGGTQFKDGVGRYIQFVEQIMPTIQWGRRTRTILDVGCGVASFGGYLLDRNVITMSFAPKDEHEAQIQFALERGIPAFLAVIGTQKLPLPDNTFDVVHCARCRVHWYANGGKPLLELNRVLRPGGYFIWSATPVYRQGKRDQGDCNAMVTLTKSICWRTVVKSQDVNGIGVVIYQKPASNSCYAERKTNEPPLCSERDGSRFPWYAPLDSCLFTTAITTSDERYDWPVPWPERLDVRYASPDDSASNKEKFEADTKYWKQLVSEVYFSDFPLNWSSIRNVMDMNAGFGGFAAALIDRPLWVMNVAPIGQPDTLPLIFNRGLIGAYHDWCESFNTYPRTYDLLHMSNLIGSLTNRCDLIDVVVEIDRILRPGRWFVLKDTLETIKKMRPILKSLHYETVVVKQQFLVATKSFWRPGKF; from the exons ATGGCCGTCCCTTCCTCCGACCGCGCGAGGCGGCCCTTCctcctctcgctctctctcttcctcctcatctccgccatcctcgtccttctcttcctcttcctcgacccctcacctGGATCGCTCGCCTTCCTCCCCTCCCGTCTCTCCGCCTCAGCCCCTTCTCTCGCACCTCCTCTTCTTCCCCAACAGCAAAACCACACCCCTACGAGAAGCCCACCTCACTCGACACCAGATGGCTCGAGCGCCACCGGAAAAGCGGAGGAGGGCACTGGTGCTAGTGCATTGCAACCAGTCGTCACAAAAGCCGATGCCAACAGTAGCGCATCGGAACCATCCGCAAAGGAAGCCAGCGGTGGCAGCGGCTCGCCGGGAGCAGGCGATAACAGCGACGCCAGGGGAGTTGGGGCGGACGGGAAGACGGATACAAGCGTCGCCCCGGTGGAGAAAGGTGGGTACGACGAGGTGCCGCCGGTAAGCGTGAGGTGGCAGACGTGCAGCAGGCTGGGGAGGGGCGTGTCGTCGACGGACTACATCCCGTGCCTGGACAACGTGCGGGCGATCAAGGCGCTGCGGTCGAGGCGGGACATGGAGCACCGGGAGCGGCACTGCCCCCTGGCGCCCCTGCTCAGATGCCTGGTGCCGCTGCCCGCAGGGTACCGGACGCCTGTGCCGTGGCCGCGGAGCCGTGACATG ATTTGGTACAACAACGTCCCTCACCCAAAGCTGGTGGAGTATAAGAAAGATCAGAACTGGGTTACAAGGTCTGGTGATTATCTTGTTTTTCCTGGAGGTGGAACTCAATTCAAAGATGGCGTGGGAAGATACATTCAGTTTGTTGAACAG ATTATGCCAACCATACAATGGGGAAGGCGCACAAGAACTATCTTGGATGTTGGATGCGGTGTTGCCAGCTTTGGTGGATACCTGCTTGACAGGAATGTCATTACTATGTCATTTGCCCCAAAAGATGAGCATGAGGCTCAGATACAGTTTGCACTAGAGCGTGGAATTCCAGCATTTCTAGCAGTAATTGGAACACAAAAGCTTCCACTTCCTGATAATACGTTCGATGTTGTACACTGTGCAAGGTGCAGGGTCCATTGGTATGCAAATG GTGGAAAACCACTGTTGGAGCTTAATAGAGTACTAAGGCCTGGAGGATATTTCATTTGGTCTGCAACCCCTGTCTACCGTCAAGGGAAAAGAGACCAAGGCGACTGCAACG CAATGGTTACTCTGACTAAATCAATCTGCTGGAGAACAGTTGTAAAATCTCAAGATGTCAATGGAATTGGAGTTGTTATATATCAAAAGCCCGCATCGAATTCTTGTTATGCTGAAAGGAAGACCAATGAACCCCCTCTATGCTCCGAGAGAGATGGATCACGTTTTCCTTG GTATGCTCCTCTTGATAGTTGCCTTTTCACAACTGCCATTACCACTTCAGATGAAAGATACGATTGGCCTGTTCCATGGCCTGAAAGACTTGATGTTAGATATGCAAGTCCTGATGATTCTGCTTCTAACAAAGAGAAGTTTGAAGCTGATACAAAGTATTGGAAACAGCTCGTTTCAGAAGTATATTTCAGTGACTTCCCGCTTAATTGGTCAAGCATTCGCAATGTAATGGACATGAATGCTGGATTTGGAGG GTTTGCGGCAGCACTCATTGATCGACCTTTATGGGTTATGAATGTTGCGCCAATTGGTCAACCAGATACCTTGCCACTTATTTTCAACAGAGGTTTGATTGGGGCATATCATGACTGGTGCGAGTCTTTCAACACCTATCCACGTACCTATGATCTTCTCCACATGAGTAATCTCATTGGAAGTCTTACAAATAG GTGTGACCTCATCGATGTGGTGGTTGAGATCGACAGAATACTGAGACCTGGAAGATGGTTTGTGTTGAAAGACACATTAGAGACGATAAAAAAGATGCGCCCAATCCTGAAGTCTCTACACTATGAAACTGTCGTCGTGAAACAGCAATTTCTTGTTGCTACAAAGAGTTTCTGGCGTCCTGGCAAATTCTGA
- the LOC136517891 gene encoding ribonuclease MRP protein subunit POP4-like — protein sequence MSTISDQKKRTLEALQQQYTAAKAKKLQDEQVKSQKKSNFSTPKPKFDAPRKGKGPEITPRQTYAQPSPHKGVAFSSSNRKQKPSASSGEEINPVYAELCFAFHDNLSKDGVSDLDGTEVVHSVIYDIIQKGGDAVKITKGAKKLKLEKGILLDNYVQRGPRLVDAQARSLLIHSKRSKRHMSLKQHKKCGSFDLDGTFHKYDFYKPMHEMWKDYIRELMKVTPKKKLSENLLSADLHGALLIVAECKAASYEGVNGIMIRDTAETFGIISKDNRFRVVPKAGSVFILQADCWKITLIGDKLSPREKLKEDQRQHRAQSQIR from the exons ATGTCGACTATCTCTGATCAGAAGAAACGCACGTTGGAAGCCCTTCAGCAACAGTATACTGCTGCAAAAGCTAAGAAATTGCAAGATGAACAGGTTAAGAGTCAGAAGAAGAGCAATTTTAGTACCCCTAAGCCTAAATTTGATGCACCAAGGAAAGGCAAAGGTCCAGAAATCACTCCTCGTCAAACATATGCCCAGCCTTCTCCTCATAAAG GTGTAGCATTTTCCAGTTCTAATCGCAAACAAAAGCCTTCCGCGTCCTCAG GTGAAGAAATCAATCCTGTGTATGCCGAACTTTGTTTTGCCTTTCATGACAATTTGTCCAAAGATGGTGTCTCG GATTTGGATGGCACAGAGGTTGTTCACAGTGTTATATATGACATCATTCAGAAAGGCGGAGATGCTGTGAAAATTACAAAGGGAGCCAAAAAGTTGAAGCTGGAAAAAGGGATCCTTTTGGATAATTATGTTCAGAGGGGTCCTAGATTAGTGGATGCCCAAGCAAGATCTTTGCTGATTCATTCAAAGCGATCAAAAAGGCACATGTCTCTCAAACAACATAAGAAATGTGGTTCATTTGATTTAGATGGTACATTCCACAA gtATGACTTCTATAAACCAATGCATGAGATGTGGAAGGACTATATCAGAGAGCTTATGAAAGTAACCCC GAAAAAGAAATTGTCTGAAAACCTCCTTTCAGCAGATCTTCATGGGGCCCTTCTAATAG TGGCAGAATGCAAAGCTGCTTCATATGAAGGTGTAAACGGCATCATGATTCGGGATACTGCAGAGACATTTGGAATTATATCCAAGGACAACCGCTTCCGAG TTGTACCAAAAGCTGGTTCAGTTTTCATACTTCAAGCAGACTGCTGGAAGATCACACTGATCGGCGACAAGCTCTCGCCCAGGGAGAAGTTGAAGGAGGACCAGCGCCAACACCGTGCGCAATCGCAAATCAGATAG